In one Vulgatibacter incomptus genomic region, the following are encoded:
- a CDS encoding N,N-dimethylformamidase beta subunit family domain-containing protein: MRPLAPLAALAALLLAACAGDPPGITQNTVVSRENALPGNPDWNDGPLAVPSALAGYADHVSAVAGDSIALQISSSPASNVSWTLYRLGWYGGAGARQLASGSAGSVGTQPSCPVEGSSGLVRCAWSTSARMQLPADALSGLYLFKLVREDGRHSFVPLVVKDDRSATFLFQSSVTTWQAYNPWGGTSLYVDRTGSLPFGRAVKVSFDRPYETDYGSGEVLRWEVHFARFMERYGYDVSYTTNLDVSSAGLGRLSKGQAFLSVGHDEYWTLAERDAIEAARDRGVSTLFFGANTGYWKIRLEDSRTIVSYKSNAFSDPEKGAERTGLWRARVIGRPENALVGVMYESWMKLSSAWVVSDDSHFLYRGTGLHNRDTIPRIVGYEYDRTFDNGNQPSGLSVMARSPVLDIFGKPGVSEAGSYRAASGALVFSSASIEWSYGLGQPGIADPRVERMTANVLDAATKVGIPAGVGSGPIPEAPRREDAPATVSTVGKGLEAPTGVAELPDGVAVADPRANRIFLVKMDGTTSVIAGDGVPSSDAGFDQVPGAQARFNFPTSVVADEAGVLYVADTSNHCIRRIAPDGQREVTTLAGSIGQPGMVDATGSGARFSLPMGLAIDPRTGLLLVADADNGRIRAVDRHSGATTTVAGGGTNPADGPGAQVGFAYPTAVAAGPDGTIYVVDTEYAQLRSIGTDPARSVVTLVRGPKAGGDGTGDVAGLAAQGGAAWMSDGLFLTEPTRFQVRKVVPGADASSTRVYTVAGGRYGAADGRGHSASFGMPVGLGAGRGGALWVTDAGNGSLRKIVP, from the coding sequence ATGAGACCGCTCGCTCCCCTGGCTGCCCTCGCGGCGCTCCTCCTTGCCGCGTGCGCCGGCGATCCCCCTGGAATCACCCAGAACACCGTGGTCTCACGGGAGAACGCGCTGCCCGGAAATCCGGACTGGAACGACGGCCCGCTGGCGGTGCCAAGCGCCCTGGCGGGGTACGCGGACCACGTCTCGGCCGTGGCCGGCGATTCGATCGCGCTGCAGATCTCCTCGTCGCCGGCGAGCAACGTGAGCTGGACCCTCTACCGCCTCGGCTGGTACGGCGGCGCGGGTGCCCGACAGCTCGCGTCCGGCTCCGCGGGATCCGTGGGGACCCAGCCGAGTTGCCCTGTCGAGGGGAGCTCCGGCCTCGTGCGCTGCGCATGGTCCACCAGCGCCCGGATGCAGCTCCCGGCCGACGCCCTCTCCGGGCTCTACCTGTTCAAGCTGGTCCGGGAGGACGGCCGGCACTCGTTCGTCCCTCTGGTCGTAAAGGACGACCGAAGCGCGACCTTCCTCTTCCAGTCGAGCGTCACCACCTGGCAGGCCTACAACCCGTGGGGCGGCACCTCGCTCTACGTCGATCGGACCGGCTCCCTGCCCTTCGGCCGCGCGGTGAAGGTGAGCTTCGACCGGCCGTATGAGACCGACTACGGGAGCGGAGAGGTGCTGCGCTGGGAGGTTCACTTCGCCCGCTTCATGGAGCGCTACGGCTACGACGTGAGCTACACGACCAACCTCGACGTCTCCTCGGCGGGCCTGGGCCGGCTCTCCAAGGGGCAGGCCTTCCTCTCGGTAGGGCACGACGAGTACTGGACCCTCGCGGAGCGCGACGCGATCGAGGCCGCCCGGGATCGAGGCGTCTCCACCCTCTTCTTCGGCGCAAACACCGGCTACTGGAAGATCCGCCTCGAGGATTCGAGGACCATCGTCTCGTACAAGTCGAACGCCTTCTCCGATCCGGAGAAGGGAGCGGAGCGCACGGGCTTGTGGCGCGCGCGCGTCATCGGACGGCCCGAGAACGCCCTCGTAGGCGTGATGTACGAGTCGTGGATGAAGCTCTCGTCGGCCTGGGTGGTCTCGGACGACAGCCACTTCCTCTATCGGGGCACCGGGCTCCACAACCGCGACACCATCCCCCGGATCGTCGGCTACGAATACGACCGGACCTTCGACAACGGGAACCAGCCGAGCGGACTCTCGGTGATGGCGCGATCGCCCGTCCTCGACATTTTCGGGAAACCAGGGGTGTCGGAGGCGGGGAGCTACCGCGCGGCGTCGGGAGCCCTGGTCTTCTCCTCGGCGAGCATCGAGTGGTCCTACGGGCTGGGGCAGCCGGGGATCGCGGATCCGCGGGTGGAGCGAATGACGGCCAACGTGCTCGACGCGGCGACGAAGGTCGGGATCCCCGCGGGCGTGGGCTCGGGCCCGATCCCGGAGGCCCCCCGGCGGGAGGACGCGCCCGCCACCGTCTCCACGGTCGGGAAGGGCCTCGAGGCTCCCACCGGGGTGGCAGAGCTGCCAGACGGAGTCGCGGTCGCCGATCCCCGCGCCAACCGGATCTTCCTGGTGAAGATGGACGGGACCACGAGCGTGATCGCCGGCGATGGCGTGCCCTCCTCGGACGCTGGTTTCGACCAAGTTCCCGGCGCCCAGGCCCGCTTCAACTTCCCGACCTCGGTGGTGGCCGACGAGGCGGGAGTCCTCTACGTGGCCGATACCAGCAACCACTGCATCCGGCGGATCGCCCCGGACGGGCAGCGCGAGGTCACGACTCTGGCGGGATCGATCGGCCAGCCCGGCATGGTCGACGCAACCGGCAGCGGGGCGCGCTTCAGCCTGCCGATGGGTCTGGCGATCGATCCGAGGACAGGGCTCCTGCTGGTGGCGGACGCCGACAACGGGCGGATCCGCGCGGTCGACCGGCACAGCGGCGCCACCACCACCGTGGCGGGAGGAGGCACCAACCCCGCAGACGGACCCGGGGCCCAGGTCGGGTTCGCGTATCCTACAGCGGTGGCAGCCGGCCCCGACGGGACGATCTACGTGGTCGACACGGAATACGCCCAGCTCCGCTCCATCGGCACTGATCCGGCCCGGAGCGTGGTGACGCTCGTACGCGGGCCCAAGGCCGGGGGAGACGGCACCGGAGACGTCGCCGGGCTCGCTGCGCAAGGCGGCGCAGCCTGGATGAGCGACGGGCTCTTTCTGACCGAGCCCACTCGCTTCCAGGTCCGCAAGGTGGTGCCGGGAGCGGACGCCAGCTCGACACGGGTTTATACAGTGGCAGGCGGACGGTACGGCGCCGCGGACGGTCGGGGCCACTCGGCGAGCTTCGGGATGCCGGTCGGGCTCGGCGCCGGGCGAGGCGGCGCGCTCTGGGTCACGGACGCGGGGAACGGCTCGCTGCGCAAGATCGTCCCGTAG
- a CDS encoding suppressor of fused domain protein, with protein sequence MSEAKILKEETGPNGNLRALVEDDGRSIHLYLEGTEASGFGVRSCWVRNRKAAPAMLEVERMQAGLAPMLPAKYCVDREGALPLNPNKLELLWTEAGDAVALLEDGDVLAVIPPWSGVNGFAGYARDCAMAGILCEPLGSPTHDHHGIFGRLSRAARFWSSWDENPWPAIQEGLMQGLERALGPHQRYFSSPPEQFPPRSLTLFGPDGATAICTGGMSLRPQPRAERLTEDPSGIRRIELGLAIGEAPEALEPLLSYVIAQSTLPWDRYVCLGEGQTIGCGVIPEGPSGVRFSKVLLWKRPPGAPEVVLPAFNHDPVNLLWMVPVTEGEADFLGTHGAEALMERLRAAGASWVHRDRPEADLSA encoded by the coding sequence ATGAGCGAAGCGAAGATCCTGAAGGAAGAGACGGGGCCGAACGGAAACCTCAGGGCCCTGGTCGAGGACGACGGTCGCTCGATCCACCTCTACCTGGAGGGCACGGAGGCCAGCGGCTTCGGCGTGCGCTCGTGCTGGGTGCGCAACCGCAAGGCGGCGCCGGCGATGCTCGAGGTCGAGCGGATGCAGGCGGGCCTGGCGCCCATGCTGCCGGCGAAGTACTGCGTAGACCGCGAGGGCGCGCTCCCGCTCAACCCGAACAAGCTCGAGCTCCTGTGGACGGAGGCGGGGGACGCCGTGGCCCTCCTCGAGGACGGCGACGTGCTGGCGGTGATCCCGCCGTGGAGCGGCGTGAACGGCTTTGCCGGCTACGCCCGCGACTGCGCGATGGCGGGGATCCTCTGCGAGCCGCTGGGATCGCCCACCCACGATCACCACGGGATCTTCGGGAGGCTCTCGCGTGCCGCGCGCTTCTGGTCCTCGTGGGACGAGAACCCGTGGCCCGCGATCCAGGAGGGCCTGATGCAGGGGCTCGAGCGGGCGCTCGGCCCTCATCAGCGATACTTCAGCTCGCCCCCCGAGCAGTTTCCGCCCCGCTCGCTCACGCTCTTCGGGCCCGACGGCGCGACGGCGATCTGCACCGGCGGGATGTCGCTGCGGCCCCAGCCCCGCGCCGAGCGGCTCACGGAGGATCCCTCCGGCATTCGGCGGATCGAATTGGGCCTGGCGATCGGCGAAGCGCCAGAGGCATTGGAGCCGCTGCTCTCCTACGTCATCGCCCAGTCGACCCTGCCCTGGGATCGCTACGTCTGCCTCGGCGAAGGGCAGACGATCGGCTGCGGCGTGATCCCCGAGGGTCCGTCGGGGGTGCGTTTCAGCAAGGTCCTGCTCTGGAAGCGGCCGCCGGGGGCGCCGGAGGTGGTTCTCCCGGCCTTCAACCACGATCCCGTGAACCTGCTGTGGATGGTTCCCGTAACTGAGGGTGAAGCCGACTTCCTCGGAACCCACGGCGCCGAGGCGCTGATGGAGCGGCTGCGGGCGGCGGGCGCGAGCTGGGTGCACCGCGACAGGCCGGAGGCGGATCTCTCGGCGTGA